Genomic segment of Zingiber officinale cultivar Zhangliang chromosome 11B, Zo_v1.1, whole genome shotgun sequence:
ATAATTGAAATTATATTAGGCACTAATGGGAAAACaatgaagataaaaaaaaaagggaagtAGTTATGCTGGAAATTGTATTTTGATAAGTTCCACTTgttcttttacactctaattgccaGAAACATCATTTCTTTATCAATTAACTCCTTTACTTAAGAATTCTGTTAAGTGACTAAAATTCATGATCGAGCTTGCCGTTACCATTTCATCAACAACCCATTAAATTCACCTCTGGAAATCCAATTTCCTGAATAACATCATCTGAAATATACACTCAATGAAATTTAAACTGCCTGAATAACAGAAAACAGAATGAATTAACTCTGCTTGCAATTTTCCTCATTTCCAGTTTTTATGCTGCACAATAACCCAATCCTCTTACTTAACTTCATTCTCCAACTCCACTCTGTATAAAAGAAGCCTTTACATATTTCCAAACATTCAACTGCCATATAAATCACTCTTATCATTCTCaatctttatttttttcctgTTACTGAATCCAgagtcaaattcaaaattaaaatgctACAGGATCGTAATAACTGTAACCTTTCATCAATCTTTGTAAACTCCACTATTAATTACTCTGCCTTCTGAAACCAGAAATTTTCACTATACTACAAAATAAtgcacatttcaaaattcattcaAAACCTCTTCTCATCCAATTAtagttttccttttatgatgcTCAAAACTCCAGCATCATGTCACTTGAATTAACTGCACACACTATTCTCAATCCAAATTTCCACCCATTCTAACTAACTATCGCATCCAACAAATTTGACCAAGTTAATTACAGAAATTCCAGaattcaaagattttttttttttgttttttttttctatttttcatgtttttttttctttgaatctgGATTAATAAAAATCAAATCCCTTGGTCAAAACTTAAACTTTCCAGGTTTACTACAATAGCACCTCATCTAACTCAATACTTCTCAAGCTTAAGTTTACTGCTCAAAATTTCAACTTAACTCTCTTGATGCCACAACTCCACTTCTTACAGAAATCAACTACAACGACTTAAAGTCAGCAAAAATCCAAGCATTCCCTATAACAAAACATTTGCATCACAtgcacctcccccacacttagaatGTTGTTTGTCCCGAACAAGGAAACTCATCAATAACAATTCCAGCACACTAAAGAAACATGTATAAGAATAAGGAAAGAGAAGATAAAGTAGAAATATTTAAGAAGAACAGAAAATCTTTTATCATCCCCATGCAAAATGTATAACAATTGCAACTTTGAAAAGGAACCAGGCAAATTCTAGAGATCCATGTTCAAGTGCATATCCCACAAAATTAAGTAGATAGGCTAACAGAATGATCCTTACTAGGTTTAACATGAACTCAACTACTCAAGTTAAAATCCACCATCCTACCCATTGAACACATGAAGTCATCCAACAAGAAATGTAAAGAATGTAGCACTGATGAATCATATATAAAACCTTTTACAAAACCAAAACAAGAATTATCAGTACTACACAAAGAAcagatttattattatttgttttccACAGATTATAAATTGGAAACAACTAAACTACCAAGAACCAAAGAACAATTATAAAATGACAGGAAGAAATAAACGAAAAACACTTCCCTTATTCTTTCAAGTTGGATAAGCAGCTTCCTCAAAATGCAACTTCTCCTTGAAACCTTCTTCAACACCTTCAAAAAAAACCTTGAGACGATGTCCATTTACTTTAAAAACTCTCCCAGTAGAGATATCCTGAATCTCAACAACACCATAAGGAAACACATTAGTAACACAATAAGGTCCCTCCCACTTAGACTTCAACTTACCCCGTATCAATTTAAGTCTAGAATTAAATAGCAAAACCTTGTCTCCCTTATGAAATTCTTTCCTCAATATCTGTTTATCATGAAaagcttttgttttttctttgtaAATCCGGGAACTCTCATAAGCCTCCAATCTAAGCTCCTCAAGCTCTTGCAACTGTAATTTCCTCTCACCACCAGCCTCTCCCAGATTCATGTTACAAGATTTCACAGCCCAATACGCTCTATGTTCTACCTCAACCGGCAAGTGACAAGCTTTACCAAAAACAATTCGATACGGAGACATTCCAATAGGTGTTTTGTAAGCTGTTCGGTAAGCCCAAAGAGCATCATCAAGTCTCCTACTCCAATCTTTCCTATCCGGTTTTATTGTCTTTTCCAGAATTTGCTTAATCTCTCTATTAGAAACTTCGGCCTGACCATTTGTTTGTGGATGATAAGAAGTAGATACCCTATGAACCACACCATACTTACTCATGAGTGCCCTCATGTGCTTATTACAAAAATGAGAACCTTGATCACTGATAATAGCTCTAGGCAATCCAAATCTACAAAATAAATGAGACCTAACAAAGTCCACAACAACAGAAGAATCGTCAGTCCTGGTGGGAAtagcctccacccattttgacaCATAATCAACAGCTAATAGAATGTAAACAAAACCGAATGAAATAGGTAAAGGACCCATAAAATCAATACCCCATAcataaaaaatttcacaaaacaAAATAGGTTGTTGAGGCATTTCATGTTTACGACTTATACTTCCCATCTTTTGACAATTCTCACAAGTCCGATGAAACTCAAAAAGCATCCCTAAATAAAGTGGGCCAATACAACCCCGAATCTAAAACTTTCCTAGCTGTACGTTGAGGCCCAAAATGCCCCCCACACGCAAGTGAATGACAAAAAGAAAGTATAGACTGAAATTCATCCTCAGATACACATCTCCTTACCACCTGATCACTACCAAACTTCCAAAGGTAAGGGCCATCCCACACATAATACTTTGCATCACTTTTAAGTTTATCACATTGAATTCTTGAAAAATGCGTAGGAAAGACACCAGCAACCAAATAATTGACAAGATCAGCATACCATAGCAATCTACCTTGTAGCCGGAAAAGATGTTCATCAGGAAATGCATCCACAATTGGTATAGTTTCCATTTCACTTCCAATCCTACTCAAATGGTCTGCCACCAAGTTCTCTTTCCCGCTTCTGTCTCGTATTTCAATATCAAATTCTTGAAGTAGGAGCATCCAACGAATCAATCGAGGCTTTGCATCTTTTTTCCTGAGAAGAAACTTGAGAGCTGCATGATCAGAAAAAACAATAACATGAGAACAAAGAAGGTAAGACCGAAATTTGTCCAAAGCGAAAACAATTGCTAGAAGCTCTTTCTCAGTTGTTGTATAGTTGCTTTGAGCAGAATCCAATGTCTTTGATGCATAGCTAATAACATGAGGCGCTCCGTTAACCCTTTGAGCTAGAACCGCTCCAACTGCAAAATTAGAAGCGTCACACATTAGTTCAAAAGGTAGCAACCAATCAGGGGCACACATAATAGGAGAAGAAATAAGAGCTTCCCTGAGTCTATCAAAAGCTTCTTTGCATTTTTCATCAAACACAAACTCCACATCCTTCTGCAACAATCGTGACAAAGGTAAAGCAATAGTACTAAAATCTTTGATAAATCTTCTATAAAAACCTGCATGCCCAAGAAAAGAACGAACTTCCCGCACACATGTGGGATATGATAAAGCAGTAATTACACTAATTTTAGccggatctacctcaatacctttTTCAGAAACAATATGACCCAAAACTATTCCATGCTGGACCATGAAAtaacacttttcaaaattcaaaaccaaatTCTTTTCTACACATCTATGCAAAACACAAGATAAACTATCTAAGCATGCATCAAATGAAGAACCATACACAGTAAAGTCATCCATAAACACCTCCATGCAATGCTCAAGAAGATCAGCAAAAATACTTACCATGCACCTTTGAAAAGTACCTGGAGCATTACACAATCCAAACGACATTCTTCTGTAAGCAAAAGTCCCAAAAGGGCATGTAAAAGtggtcttctcttgatcttcaggTGCTATACAAATCTGAAAATatcctgaatatccatccaaaaaacAATAATGTGTCTTCCCTGCTAACctctccaacatctgatcaataaagGGTAatgggaaatgatccttccttgttgaTTGATTAAGTCTCCTATAGTCAATACACACTCTCCAACTATTTTGTACCCTTGTAGGAATCAATTCATTGCCCTCATTTGCCACTACAGTAATTCCCGATTTCTTAGGCACCACTTGCACCAGACTTACCCAATTGCTGTCCGAAATAGGATAGATAATCCCAGCTTGCAGTAACTTCACAACTTCTTTTTTTACTACATCAAGAATAATTGGGTTAAGCCTCCTTTGTGGCTGTCGCACAGGTTTAGCATCATCCTCCAACAAGATCCTATGTGTACAGATAGAAGAGCTGATTCCTGTCAAATCCGCGAGAGTCCACCCAATCGCCTTCTGATTGTGCCTCAAAACCCTTAGCAATTTCTCTTCCTGTACAACATCAAGATCTTTGGAAATAATAACTGGCAGTTGTTCATCCTTCCTTAAGTAAGCATATTTCAAATGGCTCGGAAGAACTTTCAACTCCAGCTTTGGTGGCTGCAAAACAGAAGGAAGTGCTTTTCCAGATTCAACCTCAACTACACAGACTCCCTCACAGTCCTTTGTCTCTGAAGCAAAAACATACTGATCCAAACTGTCACTGCATTCTGTACTCAGATCATCCCCAAAATTATTAAAAAGAGCAGCACATTCCAGCAAGTAACCATCTAACCTATCTTCCAGTTCATCAAATAACTCTATACTCAACAAAGAGTGATCCTCTACTGGATATTTCATAGCATCCAAAATGTTATACTGAACTATAGTTTCACCAAATTCTATTGACAAAGTTCCAGCATGAACATCAATTTTAGTCTTCGCTGTCTTCAAAAATGGTCTTCCCAAAATAATTGGCACATGACTTGATAAGGCATCACCCTCCATATCCAAAACATAGAAATCTGCAGGGAAAATCAATTCCTTAACCTTGACCAACACATCTTCAATCACTCCTACTGGATGAGCAAAACTTTGGTTTGCCAATTGGATCACAACCCCTGTTGGCTGAAGAGGACCAATTCCAAGAGCCTGAAACACTGATTTCGGCATTACATTAATGGATGCCCCAAGATCCACTATAGCATCTTCAAAACAGTTTTCTCCAATTTTACACGGAATAGTAAAAACTCCCGGATCCCTGCATTTTTGTGGCATAGCCTGAAATAATGCAGAAACACTTTCCCCTGCACTAACCAGCTCATCACCCTTAAGCTTCTTCTTATTAACACATAGATCCTTCAGAAATTTTGCGTACTTTGGAATGTGTTTGATTGCTTTCAGTAGAGGGATGTTTACTTCTACTCTACTAAAAATTTCCATCATCTCTTGAAATTCTCTAGACTTTTCAATAACCTTACCCTTTCCAGGTTTTACCAACCTTTGAGGAAATGGTAGCTGAATCTTTGTCTGCTTCTGTTCCACCACTGGAATCTGCACTGCAACGGATTTAGGAACAGAACCAAATTTAATCTGCAAATCTGAATCCAAATCTCCTGAACGCTCAGCTGAATCTTCCTGTTTATTCTCAGAAACATGTTTCCCATTCCGTAGAGTGATAGCACTCACATTTCCTCTTGGATTTGGAATGGTTTGGGAAGGCAGCTGGCTTGAGGTCTGTAACTGAGTTTGTCCCTGTGCAGACACCAATTGACTCACTTGTCTTTCAATGTTCTGTAATGCTGCATCAGTCCTCTGTTGTTGCTGAATTGAATGAGTACACCgtaatgaaagctgttgttgatGAAGCATCATTTGCTGCATAATCTCTTTCATGTCTTGTACTGAAAAATCAGTTTGAGTTGAGGGAAAAGACTTTCTTGGCTGCTGAAATGGTGGAACAGGTTGCTGAAATGGTTGTATTCTATTCGGAACTGTGCTATTGTAAAACCCTGGTGGTCTCTGATTGCCTGAAAAATTGTTATTTTGAATCTGTTGTGGAAAAGGCTGCTGAGCAACTGAAATATTTCCATACCTCAGATTTGGATGATCTCTCCATCCTGGATTATAAGTAGGTGACATAGGATCGTACTTAATTGGTTGATTACTTTGCTGATATTGCGGACGATTAGGGAAAACGCTAGCTGCTGCTACAGATTGCTCAGCTACTGAATTGCATCAATCTAATTGCAAACTGGGACAAGTATCTGTTGAATGCCAACTACTGGCACAGAATCCACATATTTTCATTGCCTGCACAGGCTCCACAGCTTGATGTTGAACTTGCTGATTCACTGTCATCTGAGCTGCTGCCAACTCAATTCTATTCAACATTTCCTCTAATCTACTCTCAATTCTACTCTGTCCTGGTTGTAAAATCTGGGCTTCATGAACACCCCTTGCTACCATAGGTCTTGTACCAAATTGCTGGTAATTTGCTGCCATAGTTTCTATCAACTCCCTAGCATCATTAGGTGTCTTATTCACCAAAGCTCCTCCACTAGCAGCATCTATCATGCTCCTATCCATGAGCAATAACCCTTCATAAAAATATTGAATTAACAATTGATCACTTATTTGATGTTGTGGACAGCTT
This window contains:
- the LOC122033464 gene encoding uncharacterized protein LOC122033464, producing the protein MSPTYNPGWRDHPNLRYGNISVAQQPFPQQIQNNNFSGNQRPPGFYNSTVPNRIQPFQQPVPPFQQPRKSFPSTQTDFSVQDMKEIMQQMMLHQQQLSLRCTHSIQQQQRTDAALQNIERQVSQLVSAQGQTQLQTSSQLPSQTIPNPRGNVSAITLRNGKHVSENKQEDSAERSGDLDSDLQIKFGSVPKSVAVQIPVVEQKQTKIQLPFPQRLVKPGKGKVIEKSREFQEMMEIFSRVEVNIPLLKAIKHIPKYAKFLKDLCVNKKKLKGDELVSAGESVSALFQAMPQKCRDPGVFTIPCKIGENCFEDAIVDLGASINVMPKSVFQALGIGPLQPTGVVIQLANQSFAHPVGVIEDVLVKVKELIFPADFYVLDMEGDALSSHVPIILGRPFLKTAKTKIDVHAGTLSIEFGETIVQYNILDAMKYPVEDHSLLSIELFDELEDRLDGYLLECAALFNNFGDDLSTECSDSLDQYVFASETKDCEGVCVVEVESGKALPSVLQPPKLELKVLPSHLKYAYLRKDEQLPVIISKDLDVVQEEKLLRVLRHNQKAIGWTLADLTGISSSICTHRILLEDDAKPVRQPQRRLNPIILDVVKKEVVKLLQAGIIYPISDSNWVSLVQVVPKKSGITVVANEGNELIPTRVQNSWRVCIDYRRLNQSTRKDHFPLPFIDQMLERLAGKTHYCFLDGYSGYFQICIAPEDQEKTTFTCPFGTFAYRRMSFGLCNAPGTFQRCMVSIFADLLEHCMEVFMDDFTVYGSSFDACLDSLSCVLHRCVEKNLVLNFEKCYFMVQHGIVLGHIVSEKGIEVDPAKISVITALSYPTCVREVRSFLGHAGFYRRFIKDFSTIALPLSRLLQKDVEFVFDEKCKEAFDRLREALISSPIMCAPDWLLPFELMCDASNFAVGAVLAQRVNGAPHVISYASKTLDSAQSNYTTTEKELLAIVFALDKFRSYLLCSHVIVFSDHAALKFLLRKKDAKPRLIRWMLLLQEFDIEIRDRSGKENLVADHLSRIGSEMETIPIVDAFPDEHLFRLQGIEEGVFIWI